The Actinocatenispora sera genome has a window encoding:
- a CDS encoding ATP-dependent helicase yields the protein MSTVDTRAAGDRPVSVLTPHRLAELLGLPQPTDEQAAVIGAPLGPLLVVAGAGSGKTETMASRVVYLVANRMVRPDQVLGLTFTRKAAGELSTRIRARLGQLARIPEIAGEPTGGATRDPAGGSAGVPADGSSGAPAGGIVGASPERAEPAAAQRDPDTLGGEPTVATYHSYAARVVTEHGLRAGYEPTTRLLSEAACWQLADAVVRAYDGDMSAVDLAPVTVTGEVLGLAAELSEHLCEPDRLYRFTERLIAGLQALPGAMSADTARMVARQQARLQLLPLVTKYVERKVAAEAMDYGDQLSRAATVAVQHPVVGATERDRYRVVLLDEYQDTSHAQVVLLRALFGRGHAVTAVGDPAQSIYAWRGASAGTLERFPTDFALADGRPARRLALTTSWRNPPSVLSVANEVSRPLRDAGSAAVVLSAAPHAPYGRAVRCALLTTAADEASWVAESIARHWSTNATMDDPPTTAVLVRSRRQIPVLEQALRACGLPVEVVGLGGLLDTPEVRDVVTTLQVLADPAAGAGLLRLLTGPRLRIGPRDIVALHRRSRELSRRDRPDLAELALPPEVTLVEALDDLGDPALYSPTGYRRLTAFAAELAVLRSRLGQSLPDLIADVEHTIGLDVEVAVRAGAAGGSAGVAGAAGSGAAVGLARAHLDAFADVAAQFAADSDTATLAGFLAFLAAAEEQERGLEPGHVEVVTGAVQVLTVHAAKGLEWDVVALAGAAENVFPARSQGDHWLNRPGVLPFALRGDRTGLPELELSAVGDHKAFNRARRDFLARWAEHDAAEERRLAYVAVTRPRRLLLCSGYWWDGDAQGRRGPSALLTEVRERCLAGAGYVDEWADEPEPDAPNPVKANPLRAHWPDDPLGERRRDLTAAAELVRTELAALRAATSPGSVTADADAPAGHAPADADTEAPAGDAVADADALVGGGADGAGAEERRWAYEVELLLAERDTEARGVGEVALPAALTVTDLVGLADDPGALARRIRRPLPRPPERAASRGTEFHRWLEQRLGSQALLDLDELPGAADRDTGVDADLAQLQRRFLASEWATRTPLAVEVPFVTVLAGVVVRGRMDAVFAEPGGGLRVVDWKTGRQPTGDAARSAAVQLAAYRLAAAELFGVPLADVGAAFHYVATGVTDSPADLLDADELAALVTRLPPAAGEPVTEQ from the coding sequence CTGTCCACTGTCGACACACGGGCGGCGGGTGACCGACCCGTGAGCGTACTGACGCCGCACCGGCTGGCCGAGCTGCTCGGTCTGCCGCAACCCACCGACGAGCAGGCGGCGGTGATCGGCGCCCCGCTCGGCCCGCTGCTGGTGGTTGCCGGGGCAGGCTCGGGCAAGACCGAGACGATGGCGTCCCGGGTCGTCTACCTGGTGGCGAATCGGATGGTACGGCCCGACCAGGTGCTCGGCCTGACCTTCACCCGCAAGGCCGCCGGCGAGCTGTCCACCCGGATCCGGGCCCGGCTCGGCCAGCTCGCCCGTATCCCGGAGATCGCCGGCGAACCCACCGGCGGCGCCACCCGGGACCCAGCCGGCGGGAGTGCCGGGGTACCCGCCGATGGCAGCTCCGGTGCGCCGGCCGGCGGCATCGTCGGCGCCAGCCCGGAGCGGGCGGAACCGGCTGCCGCGCAACGCGATCCGGACACGCTGGGCGGTGAGCCCACCGTGGCCACCTACCACTCGTACGCGGCGCGGGTGGTCACCGAGCACGGGCTGCGCGCCGGGTACGAGCCGACCACCCGGCTGCTGAGCGAGGCGGCCTGCTGGCAGCTCGCCGACGCCGTGGTCCGGGCGTACGACGGTGACATGTCGGCGGTCGACCTCGCGCCGGTGACCGTCACCGGCGAGGTGCTCGGCCTCGCCGCCGAGCTGTCCGAGCACCTGTGCGAGCCGGACCGGCTGTACCGCTTCACCGAACGGCTGATCGCCGGCCTGCAGGCGCTGCCCGGCGCCATGTCCGCCGACACCGCCCGGATGGTGGCCCGCCAGCAGGCACGGTTGCAGCTGCTTCCGCTGGTCACCAAGTACGTCGAGCGCAAGGTCGCCGCCGAGGCGATGGACTACGGCGACCAGCTGTCCCGGGCCGCCACCGTCGCCGTGCAGCACCCGGTCGTCGGGGCCACCGAACGCGACCGCTACCGGGTGGTGCTGCTCGACGAGTACCAGGACACCTCGCACGCGCAGGTGGTGCTGCTGCGCGCGCTGTTCGGCCGCGGCCATGCGGTGACCGCGGTCGGCGACCCGGCCCAGTCCATCTACGCCTGGCGCGGCGCCAGCGCCGGCACCCTGGAGCGGTTCCCCACCGACTTCGCGCTCGCCGACGGACGCCCCGCCCGCCGGCTCGCGCTGACCACCAGCTGGCGCAACCCGCCCTCGGTGCTGTCGGTGGCGAACGAGGTCAGCCGCCCGCTGCGCGATGCCGGCAGCGCCGCGGTGGTGCTCTCCGCCGCGCCGCACGCCCCGTACGGCCGGGCGGTGCGGTGCGCGTTGCTGACCACCGCCGCCGACGAGGCGTCCTGGGTCGCCGAGTCGATCGCCCGCCACTGGTCCACCAACGCCACGATGGACGATCCGCCCACCACCGCGGTACTGGTGCGTTCCCGCCGCCAGATCCCGGTACTGGAGCAGGCGTTGCGGGCCTGCGGCCTGCCGGTCGAGGTGGTCGGGCTGGGTGGGCTGCTGGACACCCCCGAGGTGCGCGACGTCGTCACCACCCTGCAGGTCCTGGCCGACCCGGCCGCCGGCGCCGGGCTGCTGCGGCTGCTGACCGGGCCGCGGCTGCGGATCGGACCGCGCGACATCGTCGCGCTGCACCGGCGCTCCCGGGAACTGTCCCGACGCGACCGGCCCGACCTGGCGGAGCTCGCGCTGCCCCCCGAGGTCACGCTGGTGGAGGCGCTCGACGATCTCGGCGACCCCGCCCTGTACTCGCCGACCGGCTACCGCCGCCTGACCGCGTTCGCCGCCGAGCTGGCCGTGCTGCGGTCCCGGCTCGGCCAGTCGCTGCCCGACCTGATCGCCGACGTCGAGCACACCATCGGCCTGGACGTCGAGGTCGCGGTCCGGGCCGGGGCGGCGGGCGGCTCGGCGGGCGTGGCGGGTGCCGCCGGGTCGGGTGCGGCCGTCGGGCTGGCCCGGGCCCACCTGGACGCGTTCGCCGACGTGGCGGCGCAGTTCGCCGCCGACTCCGACACCGCGACGCTGGCCGGGTTCCTCGCCTTCCTCGCCGCCGCCGAGGAGCAGGAGCGCGGCCTGGAGCCGGGCCACGTCGAGGTCGTCACCGGCGCGGTACAGGTGCTGACCGTGCACGCGGCCAAGGGGCTGGAGTGGGACGTGGTGGCGCTGGCCGGCGCCGCCGAGAACGTGTTCCCGGCCCGCTCGCAGGGCGACCACTGGCTCAACCGGCCCGGCGTGCTGCCGTTCGCGCTGCGCGGCGACCGTACCGGGCTGCCCGAGCTGGAGCTGTCCGCGGTCGGCGACCACAAGGCGTTCAACCGGGCCCGCCGCGACTTTCTCGCCCGCTGGGCCGAGCACGACGCGGCCGAGGAGCGCCGCCTGGCGTACGTGGCGGTCACCCGGCCGCGCCGGCTGCTGCTGTGTTCCGGGTACTGGTGGGACGGCGACGCGCAGGGCCGCCGCGGCCCGTCCGCACTGCTCACCGAGGTACGTGAGCGGTGCCTGGCCGGTGCCGGGTACGTGGACGAGTGGGCCGACGAGCCGGAGCCCGACGCGCCGAACCCGGTCAAGGCGAACCCGCTGCGCGCCCACTGGCCGGACGACCCGCTGGGGGAGCGCCGCCGCGACCTCACCGCCGCCGCCGAGCTGGTCCGCACCGAGCTCGCCGCCCTCCGCGCCGCCACGTCGCCCGGCAGCGTCACCGCCGACGCCGACGCGCCGGCCGGCCACGCCCCTGCCGACGCCGACACCGAAGCACCGGCCGGCGACGCCGTTGCCGACGCTGACGCGCTGGTCGGCGGGGGCGCGGACGGGGCGGGCGCGGAGGAGCGGCGCTGGGCGTACGAGGTGGAGCTGTTGCTGGCCGAGCGCGACACCGAGGCGCGCGGCGTCGGTGAGGTGGCGCTGCCCGCCGCGCTGACCGTCACCGACCTGGTCGGCCTGGCCGACGATCCGGGCGCGCTGGCGCGCCGGATCCGCCGGCCGCTGCCCCGGCCGCCGGAGCGCGCCGCGAGCCGCGGTACCGAGTTCCACCGCTGGCTGGAGCAGCGGCTCGGCAGCCAGGCGCTGCTGGACCTGGACGAGTTGCCCGGCGCCGCCGACCGGGACACCGGCGTCGATGCCGACCTCGCGCAGCTGCAGCGTCGGTTCCTGGCCAGCGAGTGGGCGACCCGTACGCCGCTCGCGGTGGAGGTGCCGTTCGTGACCGTCCTGGCCGGGGTGGTGGTCCGCGGCCGGATGGACGCGGTGTTCGCCGAGCCCGGCGGCGGGCTGCGGGTGGTCGACTGGAAGACCGGCCGGCAGCCGACCGGCGACGCGGCGCGCTCGGCGGCGGTCCAGCTCGCCGCGTACCGGCTGGCCGCGGCCGAGCTGTTCGGCGTGCCGCTGGCGGACGTGGGGGCGGCGTTCCACTACGTGGCGACCGGGGTGACCGACAGCCCGGCCGACCTGCTCGACGCGGACGAACTTGCGGCGCTGGTCACTCGGTTGCCGCCGGCCGCCGGGGAACCGGTTACCGAGCAGTAA
- a CDS encoding acyl-CoA thioesterase, whose translation MTTEPFRVRVTVRGYELDTQGHLNQAVYLQYAEHARWEALRAAGVGQDALIASGAGPVVLETTVRYLRELRGGDEVDVSCAFEYTPGRKTFRLVQHLVRADGTAAAEVTAVGGLLDLHTRRLVADPQAHLRKLATDPDLLGLS comes from the coding sequence GTGACAACCGAACCGTTCCGCGTCCGGGTGACCGTCCGCGGCTATGAACTGGACACCCAGGGCCACCTCAACCAGGCGGTCTACCTGCAGTACGCCGAGCACGCCCGGTGGGAGGCGCTGCGCGCGGCCGGCGTCGGCCAGGACGCGCTGATCGCCTCCGGCGCCGGTCCGGTGGTGCTGGAGACCACGGTGCGCTACCTGCGGGAGCTGCGCGGCGGCGACGAGGTCGACGTCAGCTGCGCGTTCGAGTACACGCCGGGCCGCAAGACGTTCCGGCTGGTGCAACACCTGGTCCGCGCCGACGGTACGGCGGCCGCCGAGGTCACCGCGGTCGGTGGGCTGCTCGACCTGCACACCCGCCGGCTGGTGGCCGACCCGCAGGCGCACCTGCGCAAGCTCGCGACCGACCCGGACCTGCTCGGCCTGTCCTGA
- a CDS encoding GNAT family N-acetyltransferase: MTDSELLTAADIPLMQGLAQRVTALRPDHISAGASYGELAWVWGQGCTPYGSTWPRRHWYAGDELVAWGWAFLPRTVRRRDGSTTEVTGSSLSYQVHPGHLHLVDEIIDWYDGVAAGLERAVTPTNAERFALARWAAHGYEPDADDGEWTQLNGRDLTGLDEPRLPDGYRLRTADEVGPDAAVQAHVDAWERTSYTARSYADVRRTAAYRGDLHLLVEAPDETMAASTIMWFDPANETVEFEPVGTHPKHRRLGLARAMLLAGMHRAVAAGARHATVVAEGGAHDSGPARLYQGLGFREISRDAPMLKPAG; this comes from the coding sequence ATGACCGACTCCGAGTTGCTGACGGCCGCGGACATCCCGCTGATGCAGGGGCTCGCGCAGCGGGTCACCGCCTTGCGGCCGGACCACATCAGCGCCGGCGCCTCGTACGGGGAGCTGGCCTGGGTCTGGGGTCAGGGCTGCACGCCGTACGGCTCGACCTGGCCGCGCCGCCACTGGTACGCCGGGGACGAGCTGGTGGCGTGGGGCTGGGCGTTCCTGCCCCGCACGGTGCGCCGCCGCGACGGCTCGACCACCGAGGTCACCGGCTCGTCGCTCAGCTACCAGGTGCATCCCGGCCACCTGCACCTCGTCGACGAGATCATCGACTGGTACGACGGGGTCGCGGCCGGCCTGGAGCGGGCGGTGACACCGACCAACGCCGAACGGTTCGCGCTGGCCCGGTGGGCGGCGCACGGTTACGAGCCGGACGCCGACGACGGCGAATGGACCCAGCTCAACGGGCGCGACCTCACCGGCCTCGACGAGCCGAGGCTGCCGGACGGGTACCGGCTCCGTACCGCCGACGAGGTGGGTCCCGACGCCGCCGTCCAGGCGCACGTGGACGCGTGGGAGCGCACGTCCTACACCGCACGGAGTTATGCCGACGTGCGGCGGACGGCCGCCTACCGCGGCGACCTGCACCTGCTGGTGGAGGCGCCGGACGAGACGATGGCCGCCTCGACGATCATGTGGTTCGACCCGGCCAACGAGACCGTCGAGTTCGAGCCGGTCGGTACGCATCCGAAGCACCGGAGGCTCGGGCTGGCCCGGGCGATGCTGCTCGCCGGCATGCACCGGGCGGTCGCCGCCGGCGCCCGGCACGCGACGGTAGTCGCCGAGGGCGGCGCGCACGACTCCGGTCCTGCCCGGCTGTACCAGGGCCTCGGGTTCCGGGAGATCTCCCGGGACGCCCCCATGCTCAAGCCCGCCGGGTGA
- a CDS encoding L,D-transpeptidase gives MSLSRYRRSRLALVGVLAAAGLALSACSSGGGGGHDASGPSRAPAGKHSPSPSPKPTGAPVHVSLLEGDGNTYGVGMPIIVYFNKAITDAAAFEKAAKVTVNGQPAGGAWYFQHSGRSDQALEGHYRPEKYWPGHAKIEMKLPVKGLSAGPGLVFDDSLTLSIATGPANVSAVDCSAEKMVVTSDGKTVKTLPTSCGAAKTPTYYGTKVVMQKGEADPKTGKMRPDGTVNMVSDNPADPYNLMVPWSVRITNSGEYVHSASWNGGNIGRRSTSNGCTNLNVDDAKWFYGFAQVGDVVTYKNTGGNEMREWDGYGDWNVPWSTWQQGGSVKSAH, from the coding sequence GTGAGTCTTTCTCGGTACCGGCGTTCTCGCCTCGCGCTGGTCGGAGTGCTGGCGGCGGCCGGCCTCGCGCTGTCGGCCTGCTCGTCCGGCGGTGGCGGTGGGCATGACGCGTCCGGCCCGTCGAGAGCGCCGGCCGGCAAGCACTCGCCGAGCCCGTCGCCGAAGCCGACCGGGGCGCCGGTGCACGTGTCGCTGCTGGAGGGCGACGGCAACACCTACGGCGTCGGGATGCCGATCATCGTCTACTTCAACAAGGCGATCACCGATGCCGCCGCGTTCGAGAAGGCGGCGAAGGTGACGGTGAACGGCCAGCCGGCCGGCGGCGCCTGGTACTTCCAGCACAGCGGTCGCTCCGACCAGGCGCTGGAGGGCCACTACCGGCCGGAGAAGTACTGGCCCGGGCACGCGAAGATCGAGATGAAGCTGCCGGTCAAGGGGCTGTCGGCGGGGCCGGGGCTGGTGTTCGACGACAGCCTGACGCTGTCGATCGCCACCGGCCCGGCGAACGTGTCCGCCGTGGACTGCTCGGCCGAGAAGATGGTGGTCACCTCGGACGGGAAGACGGTCAAGACGCTGCCGACCTCGTGCGGCGCGGCGAAGACCCCGACGTACTACGGCACCAAGGTGGTCATGCAGAAGGGCGAGGCCGACCCGAAGACCGGCAAGATGCGCCCGGACGGCACCGTCAACATGGTCTCCGACAACCCGGCCGACCCGTACAACCTGATGGTGCCGTGGTCGGTGCGCATCACCAACTCCGGCGAGTACGTGCACTCGGCGTCCTGGAACGGCGGCAACATCGGCCGCCGCTCCACCTCCAACGGCTGCACCAACCTCAACGTCGACGACGCGAAGTGGTTCTACGGTTTCGCGCAGGTCGGCGACGTGGTGACGTACAAGAACACCGGCGGCAACGAGATGCGCGAGTGGGACGGTTACGGCGACTGGAACGTGCCGTGGTCGACCTGGCAGCAGGGCGGCTCGGTCAAGTCCGCGCACTGA
- a CDS encoding nuclear transport factor 2 family protein codes for MTTDNKTIVTQALQQMVATGGTDALEPLLRDDFVHHKPDSTSSTKTEWLADVRAVPIDRLRVEILHLLADGDHVVLSTRRWLDGGGPGVAAVDIWRLEDGLIAEAWELVEPLADVAANLAWWRTDAA; via the coding sequence ATGACCACGGACAACAAGACCATCGTCACCCAGGCACTGCAGCAGATGGTCGCCACCGGCGGCACCGACGCGCTGGAGCCGTTGCTGCGGGACGATTTCGTCCACCACAAGCCGGACTCGACCTCGTCGACCAAGACCGAGTGGCTCGCCGACGTGCGGGCAGTGCCGATCGACCGGCTGCGGGTGGAGATCCTGCACCTGCTGGCCGACGGCGACCACGTCGTGCTGTCCACCCGACGCTGGCTGGACGGCGGCGGGCCCGGCGTCGCCGCCGTCGACATCTGGCGGTTGGAGGACGGGCTGATCGCCGAGGCGTGGGAGCTGGTGGAGCCGCTCGCCGACGTCGCCGCCAACCTCGCCTGGTGGCGTACCGACGCGGCCTGA
- a CDS encoding helix-turn-helix domain-containing protein, protein MDTVGELLRQWRHRRHRSQLDLALAADVSARHVSLVETGKTRPSAAMVLRLAEQLDVPLRERNRLLLAAGFAPRYAERPLDSDALAAARGALERVLRAHEPYPAMVFDRRWNIVLANRAVDAFLAGVAPDLLRPPVNMVRLALDPRGFAENIVNLADVRSVLRARISRQLAAAPDPELAALYERYLAPGDPDDDGARIASDVLTPMLFRFGAAHLRLFSTITTFGTPLDITLDEVSIESYYPADDETAAHFAAR, encoded by the coding sequence ATGGACACCGTCGGGGAACTGCTGCGGCAGTGGCGGCATCGGCGACACCGCAGCCAGCTCGACCTCGCGCTGGCTGCGGACGTGTCGGCCCGGCACGTCAGCCTGGTCGAGACCGGCAAGACCCGGCCGAGCGCCGCGATGGTGCTGCGACTGGCCGAACAGCTCGACGTACCGCTGCGGGAGCGCAACCGGCTGCTGCTCGCCGCCGGGTTCGCGCCCCGGTATGCCGAACGACCGCTGGACAGCGACGCGCTGGCCGCCGCCCGCGGTGCGCTGGAGCGCGTGCTGCGCGCGCACGAGCCGTACCCGGCGATGGTGTTCGACCGACGGTGGAACATCGTGCTGGCCAACCGCGCCGTCGACGCGTTCCTCGCCGGGGTCGCGCCGGACCTGCTGCGACCGCCGGTGAACATGGTCCGGCTGGCGCTGGACCCGCGCGGGTTTGCCGAAAACATCGTCAACCTGGCCGACGTCCGGTCGGTGCTGCGGGCCCGCATCTCCCGGCAGCTGGCTGCCGCCCCTGACCCCGAACTCGCCGCGCTGTACGAGCGGTACCTCGCGCCGGGCGATCCGGACGACGACGGCGCCCGGATCGCCTCCGACGTGCTGACCCCGATGCTGTTTCGCTTCGGTGCGGCGCACCTGCGGCTGTTCTCCACCATCACCACGTTCGGCACGCCGCTGGACATCACGCTCGACGAGGTCTCGATCGAGTCGTACTATCCGGCCGACGACGAGACCGCCGCCCACTTCGCGGCCCGCTGA
- a CDS encoding zinc-binding dehydrogenase, which translates to MHVSRIHQFGPPEVLRYEQVDDPVPGSGEVLVAVERAGVSYGDVIVRAGSYPVELPYVPGVEVGGRVVAVGDGADATLVGRQVVACTTRNAGGYAELARAKAAYTFPVPDGLGLEVAIGVFQAGAVALGLLTAMQVRPGETVLVTAAAGRIGLLLVQLAQAAGATVVAAAGGTAKVAAAREAGAKHAVDYATADWPNQVREATGGRGADVVLDAIGGTLGAQAIEAAARPGGRIGIYGFASGDWTPLDTAAIVRSGQAVSGPLSLVFAKSDAEQRADAEQALAAATRGELTPRLHAEYPLADAAAAHTELADRRTIGGIQLLP; encoded by the coding sequence ATGCACGTCAGCCGGATCCACCAGTTCGGCCCGCCCGAGGTCCTGCGGTACGAGCAGGTCGACGACCCGGTGCCGGGCTCCGGCGAGGTACTCGTCGCGGTCGAGCGCGCCGGCGTCAGCTACGGCGACGTGATCGTGCGGGCGGGCAGCTACCCGGTCGAGCTGCCGTACGTGCCGGGTGTCGAGGTGGGTGGCCGGGTGGTGGCGGTCGGCGACGGCGCGGACGCCACCCTGGTCGGCCGGCAGGTGGTCGCGTGTACCACCCGGAACGCCGGCGGCTACGCCGAACTGGCCCGGGCCAAGGCCGCCTACACCTTCCCGGTACCCGACGGGCTCGGCCTGGAGGTCGCGATCGGGGTGTTCCAGGCGGGCGCCGTGGCGCTCGGCCTGCTCACCGCGATGCAGGTACGGCCCGGCGAAACGGTACTGGTCACCGCCGCCGCCGGGCGCATCGGCCTGCTGCTGGTCCAGCTGGCCCAGGCCGCCGGCGCCACGGTGGTCGCCGCCGCCGGCGGTACCGCGAAGGTCGCCGCCGCCCGCGAGGCCGGCGCGAAGCACGCGGTGGACTACGCCACCGCAGACTGGCCGAACCAGGTACGCGAGGCCACCGGCGGCCGCGGCGCCGACGTGGTGCTCGACGCGATCGGTGGCACGCTGGGCGCGCAGGCGATCGAGGCCGCGGCACGGCCCGGCGGCCGGATCGGCATCTACGGCTTCGCCAGCGGCGACTGGACGCCGCTGGACACCGCGGCGATCGTCCGCAGCGGGCAGGCGGTGTCCGGGCCGCTGAGCCTGGTGTTCGCCAAGTCGGACGCCGAGCAGCGGGCCGACGCCGAGCAGGCGCTGGCCGCCGCCACCCGCGGCGAGCTCACCCCGCGGTTGCACGCCGAGTACCCGCTGGCCGACGCCGCGGCGGCGCACACCGAGCTGGCCGACCGGCGCACCATCGGCGGCATCCAGCTGCTGCCCTGA
- a CDS encoding TetR/AcrR family transcriptional regulator — MSQQTGDLRVRRTRKLLREALIGLIEERGFDRVTVGAITERAMISRAAFYRNYRDKYQLVEQIFDEAMAEVRGHVADGDPDSRRARWVAFLEHVDEYHRLYAALLGARGSAWFASRMRSALAEMTAPHFAPDAPVPGLLPSVLSAVFVESIVWWLDHDRPVPAAEIADRSADLAGAVIAEASGWPPRRRSSRRPAGKK; from the coding sequence ATGTCTCAGCAGACCGGCGATCTGCGGGTGCGACGAACCCGGAAACTGTTGCGCGAGGCGCTGATCGGGCTGATCGAGGAGCGCGGCTTCGATCGCGTGACGGTCGGCGCGATCACCGAGCGGGCGATGATCAGCCGCGCGGCGTTCTACCGCAACTACCGCGACAAGTACCAGCTGGTGGAGCAGATCTTCGACGAGGCGATGGCCGAGGTGCGCGGGCACGTCGCCGACGGCGACCCCGACTCGCGGCGGGCCCGGTGGGTGGCGTTCCTCGAGCACGTCGACGAGTACCACCGGCTCTACGCCGCGCTGCTCGGGGCGCGCGGCAGCGCCTGGTTCGCCAGCCGGATGCGCTCGGCGCTGGCCGAGATGACCGCGCCGCACTTCGCGCCGGACGCGCCGGTGCCGGGGTTGCTGCCCTCGGTGCTCTCGGCGGTGTTCGTCGAGTCGATCGTGTGGTGGCTCGACCACGACCGGCCGGTACCGGCGGCCGAGATCGCCGACCGGTCGGCGGATCTGGCCGGCGCGGTGATCGCCGAGGCGAGCGGCTGGCCGCCGCGGCGGCGCTCGTCGCGGCGACCCGCTGGGAAAAAGTGA
- a CDS encoding SPFH domain-containing protein: protein MSTTRTRVDDETAVQMPSPQVTERTATSTSGWPLLALLIVLVVLGVALIAAGGNGSGIRVALVPIGVVAAVVGVLIAPGLTAVAPGEARVVQLLGSYRGTVREQGFRWVNPFTKRHKVSTRIRNLETETSKVNDADGNPIEMAAVVVWQVADTARAVFEVDDFTAFVAIQSETAVRHIAGSYPYDSHSDGALSLRDNATEITGKLTEEISARVSAAGVRVVESRITRLSYAPEIAQVMLQRQQAGAVVAARQRIVEGAVGMVESALEKLAEHDVVELDEERKATMVSNLLVVLCGDRGTQPVVNTGSLYQ, encoded by the coding sequence ATGTCCACGACACGCACCCGCGTCGACGACGAGACCGCCGTGCAGATGCCCAGCCCGCAGGTGACCGAGCGCACCGCGACCAGCACGTCCGGCTGGCCGCTGCTGGCCCTGCTGATCGTGCTCGTGGTGCTCGGCGTCGCGCTGATCGCCGCCGGCGGCAACGGTTCGGGCATCCGGGTCGCCCTGGTGCCGATCGGCGTGGTCGCCGCCGTGGTGGGGGTGCTCATCGCGCCCGGGCTCACCGCGGTGGCGCCGGGCGAGGCGCGCGTGGTGCAGCTGCTCGGCAGCTACCGCGGCACCGTGCGCGAGCAGGGCTTCCGCTGGGTGAACCCGTTCACCAAGCGGCACAAGGTGTCCACCCGGATCCGCAACCTGGAGACCGAGACCTCCAAGGTCAACGACGCCGACGGCAACCCGATCGAGATGGCCGCGGTGGTCGTCTGGCAGGTGGCCGACACCGCCCGGGCGGTGTTCGAGGTCGACGACTTCACTGCCTTCGTGGCGATCCAGAGCGAGACCGCGGTGCGCCACATCGCCGGCAGCTACCCGTACGACTCGCACTCCGACGGCGCGCTCTCGCTGCGCGACAACGCCACCGAGATCACCGGCAAGCTCACGGAGGAGATCTCCGCCCGGGTCTCCGCCGCCGGCGTGCGGGTGGTCGAGTCGCGCATCACCCGCCTGTCGTACGCGCCGGAGATCGCCCAGGTCATGCTGCAGCGCCAGCAGGCCGGTGCGGTGGTCGCCGCCCGCCAGCGCATCGTCGAGGGTGCGGTGGGCATGGTCGAGTCTGCGCTGGAGAAGCTGGCCGAGCACGACGTGGTCGAGCTCGACGAGGAGCGCAAGGCGACCATGGTGTCCAACCTGCTGGTCGTGCTGTGCGGCGACCGGGGCACCCAGCCGGTCGTCAACACCGGCTCGCTCTACCAGTAG